GTATACGGTCCCAATATGGGAACCTTGGTGGAGCTGGAGGCCAGCGTCATCCCGGTGCCGCGCGGAAAGGGGCAGTTAGTGGTAACCGGAGTAGTGGAGGAGGAGGAGGTGGGTACCTATGGGGGCCGCCGGGTCCGCCGCAAGAGCTTGGTGAGGGGCTCGGTGGAGAACGTATTGACTGTCCTCCGTCGCCACCTGGACGTTGATCCCCGCGATTGGGACCTCCACCTTAATTTTCCCGGCGGCATACCCATCGACGGACCATCGGCGGGCGTGGCTATAGCTACAGCGGCTTATTCGGCCATAACTTCGAGCTTGGTGGATAACAAGGTGGCTATGACCGGCGAGGTTTCCATTCGGGGGACGGTGCGGGCGGTAGGGGGGATTCTGCCCAAGATCGAAGCTGCCCGCCAAGCGGGGGCACAAAGGGTGCTCATCCCGGCTGAGAACTGGCAGGAACTTTTCCACCGCTATCGGGATATCGAGATCATCCCGGTCAATACTCTAGAAGAGGTCTTGCAGTTAGCTCTCATTTCTGCTCCTCCCCGTCGAATTGCTCGCGAAGCCTAAAGCTAGCCTCGTTTCTCTTAGCAACTCGTTCCTTACTTGCTAAGGGGTAACATTGCAGTTGATGGCCTATAGGCGTAGAATAGTTATTAGATACAAATCTGATGTTTGGATTGCCCACCTGGAGTAGACCATTCCGCCGGTGACATTCAGCTTGGAGGTGAAAGCACATGGCCAAATCAGAAAGGTGGGGATTGAGAGAGATACCGCTCTTGCCTTTAAGAGGGGTTTTGGTTTTTCCTTATATGGTCATTCACCTGGACGTGGGCCGGGAGCGTTCCGTCAATGCCATCGATGAAGCCATGATCCGCGACCGGGAGATCCTGTTGGTGATGCAAAAGGAAGCGCAGACCGATGAGCCGGGCGAAGATGACCTATACCGGGTCGGGACCGTGGCCGAAATTAAGCAGCTGCTAAAGCTCCCGGGCGGCACCCTGCGGGTACTGGTAGAGGGCCTGCGCCGGGCCAAGATCGTCAGTTACCTTGCCTACGACCCGTACATCCGGGTGGAGGTGGAAGAGCAGGAAGAGGATGAGCCCAAGACCCCCGAGATCGAGGCGCTAATGCGCACTCTGGTCGCTAGCTTTGAGAACTATGTCAAGGCTTCCAAGAAAATACCTCCAGAGGCGGTGGTCTCGGTAGTGACTCTGGAGGACCCGGGGCGGCTAGCCGATGTGGTGGCTTCGCACCTCTCCCTAAAGCTGAGCGACCGCCAGGAGCTTTTGGAAGCCATTTCCGTGAAAGAGAGGCTGGAGATTCTCTGCCGCATTCTCTCCCAGGAGATGGAGATCTTGGAATTGGAGCGCAAGATCAACCTGCGGGTGCGCAAGCAGATGGAGAAAACCCAGAAGGAGTACTACCTGCGCGAGCAGATGAAGGCCATCCAAAAGGAACTAGGGGAGAAGGACGAGCGGGCTAGCGAAACCGAGGAGTTACGGCAAAAGATCGCCGAGGCCAAGCTGCCCAAAGAGGTAGAGGAAAAAGCCTTGAAGGAAGTGGAGCGTCTGGAGAAGATGCCGCCCATGGTAGCCGAAGCTACGGTGGTACGCAATTATCTGGATTGGCTGCTATCCTTACCCTGGAATTATCAGACCCGGGATCGGCTGGACATTGCCGCTGCCGAGAAGGTGCTGGATGAGGACCACTACGGCTTGCGGGAAGTGAAGGACCGAATCCTGGAATACCTGGCCATTAGGAAACTGGCCAAGAAGATCAAAGGTCCAATCCTCTGTTTCGTTGGCCCTCCGGGGGTAGGCAAAACCTCGCTGGCAAAGTCCATAGCTCGGGCTATGGACCGCAAGTTTGTGCGCATATCCCTAGGTGGTACCCGGGATGAAGCCGAGATTAGAGGCCACCGGCGCACCTATGTGGGGGCGCTGCCGGGCCGGATCATCCAGGGGATGAAGCAGGCTGGTTCCAAGAACCCGGTATTTTTGCTGGACGAAATTGATAAGCTGGGGACAGATTTTCGTGGCGACCCGGCCTCGGCCCTGCTGGAAGTCTTGGATCCGGAGCAAAACCATATGTTTAGCGACCACTATATTGAGTCGCCCTTTGATCTGTCCAAGGTATTGTTTATTACTACTGCTAACGTGGAGTACTCTATACCTCGGCCGCTCCTCGACCGCATGGAAGTCATCCGCCTTCCCGGCTATACCGAGGAGGAGAAGGTAAAGATTGCCGAACTGCACTTGATACCCAAGCAGATCAAGGAGCACGGGCTGAAGCCTAGCCAGCTTTCCATTTCCGAAAACGCCATTCGCAAGATCATTCGCGAATACACTCGGGAGGCTGGAGTCAGGAACCTGGAGCGGGAGATTGCCGCCATCTGCCGCAAGACCGCCCGGGATATTGTGGCCAAGAAGATCAAATCCCAAAAGGTAACCGCCAGCACGGTGGAGGTGCTATTGGGCGCTCCCCGCTACCGTCTGGGTCTGGCCGAGGAAGCTGATCAGGTGGGCGTGGCCACCGGCTTAGCAGTAACTGAAGCGGGCGGCGATATTCTTAGCGTGGAAGTGACGGTGGTTCCCGGTAAAGGCGGGTTCACCTTGACTGGCAAACTGGGCGATGTCATGAAGGAATCGGCTCAGGCTGGCCTAAGCTACGTTCGCTCGCGGGCGGACCAGCTGGGCATCGACAAGAACTTCCATGAAAAAAACGATATCCATATCCATGTTCCTGAAGGGGCTATCCCTAAAGATGGACCTTCGGCGGGTATAACCATGGCCTGTGCCCTGACGTCGGCCTTGACCGGGCGGCCGGTGCGGCGGGATACAGCCATGACCGGAGAGATTACTTTGCGCGGCCGGGTTCTGTCGGTAGGCGGCATCAAGGAGAAAGTGCTGGCTGCCCACCGGGCGGGAGCCAAGGTGGTCATCCTTCCCAAGGACAACAGCAAAAACCTGGAGGAAGTTCCGGCCAACATCAAGCGCAAGCTCAAGTTTGTCCTGGTGGAGCATATGGATGAAGTGATAGCCAATGCCCTTTACCCTGAGCCCAGCCAGGAGGAAGCTGACCGGGAGCGGGAACCTGCTTCTGCCCAGGGAGCAGAAATGGTCCAGCCCCAGCTGTAGGAACCTGCTGCCGGCTATGGAAGACTACCAACGCAAGCTACCTGGGATGGCTAAAGATTTTTTAAAAAGGGTCTTGTATTTTTTGATGGGTGAGAGGACGGGGGCTAGCCGCCCCCTCCTGCTCGATTCTACTTAGGGCCGGCCGCCCAGCTGGTTGATGAGCTCAGCAAACTTGGCATTTAGAGTTATGGAGTGCCGCGAAAATTCTAGGAACATATCCTTAACGGCGGGATCGCGAACCTGGGTTGCCATGGTGAGGTAACCCGCTGCCGCCAATCTGCTCTCTCTTTCAGCATCGGCCAACATTTCAACGTCGGTGATATCGGCCATGCTTTGTCCCTCCTGTCAATCTTTTCTGGCTAGGCGGTCGTAGTGTTGCTGCATCAGATTGACCGAACGATCTACCAACTTTTGCTCGTCCCGAAATAGGTTTTTCACCCGGGGATCGTTGGCGATTTCGGCGTACAGAGAACATTTCTTTGACGTTACTTTGGCTTCTTCTATGGCTTGGCGCAGGAATTCGCGGTCTGTAATTATGGATGCCAGCTCTTGAGTAACTTCCATTTCCTTCACCTCATTCCTAGAATATCTCCAAAGGGATATTCTATACAGGAAATTTCCGGTCCCCTGAGGGGGGGCAAGAAGGAACCGTCCTTCCAGGTGGCGAATCTTGGGCCCAAGTCGAAGCGGGTGTGGTAAAATAGATGTAACTGATAACGAGGTGATGGATTTGTTGCTTGGGGAAAACCTGGTGGGCGAGTTGCTGGACGGTAACCGTCGCGCCTTGGCTCGGGTCATATCTTTGGTTGAAAACGATGCCCCCGAAAAGGAAAGGATCCTGGCCCAACTTTTTCCTCATACTGGGCGGGCCCATTATGTTGGTTTTACCGGAGCTCCTGGGGCCGGAAAGAGCTCCCTGGTTGATAAATTCACCAGCCATGTTCGCAAATTAGGCCTCACCGTGGGCATAGTGGCTATTGATCCCAGCAGTCCCTTCACCGGAGGTGCGCTTTTGGGGGACCGCATCCGTATGCAGGAACACGCCCTGGATGAGGGAGTCTTCATTCGTAGCATGGGTACTCGCGGCAGCCTAGGGGGGTTGGCCCGGAGTACCAAGCAGGTGATGAAGGTCTTGGATGCTTTCGGCAAGGACCTGGTGCTGGTGGAGACGGTGGGGGTAGGCCAGTCAGAGCTGGATGTGGCGCGAGCTGCTGACACCACGGTGGTAATCCTTACTCCGGCTTCGGGCGATGCCATCCAGACCCTCAAAGCCGGGATCATGGAAATCGCCGACATCTTTGTTGTCAACAAGAACGATCTTCCTGGCGCTCAGGAGATGGTGCGCGATATCAACGCGATGCTGGACCTCGCCCCCAAGCGGGATTGGCGCCCGCCGGTTGTTGCTACCAATGCTTTGGCGGGAGAAGGTATCGACGAGCTGTACTCGGCGGTGGAGAAGCATTGGCAGTTCCTCAAGCAAGACGGCCGGGGCGAGCAGTTACGGCAGGAGCGCCTGCAGCAGGAGGTGCTGGAGACGGCGGTTGGGGAGCTGCGGGAGCAGCTGTTTCGGGGCCTTGCGGTGGAACCCGAGCTACAAGATTTGCTCAACCGGGTAGGCCAAAGGGAAATTGACCCTTATACCGCCGCCAAGGAGGTTCTCGTCCACGCCGGCCTTGGTAACAGGAGCCGCTAGCTGGTATCAGGGTTAGCCCAGCCGGTTTAGTCGCTGGAAGCCCAGTCGTAGTGGACCAATTGGTTGGAGTGCCCAGGGGCTAAGGCCGCTACGGCAAAATATGTTTTTTCAGAGGGGGATTATTGACTATGGAGCTCATGGAGGCTATTGCTAAGCGCAAGAGCATTCGTAAGTATACTACCGACCCGGTTGACAATCG
This genomic interval from Clostridia bacterium contains the following:
- the lon gene encoding endopeptidase La, coding for MAKSERWGLREIPLLPLRGVLVFPYMVIHLDVGRERSVNAIDEAMIRDREILLVMQKEAQTDEPGEDDLYRVGTVAEIKQLLKLPGGTLRVLVEGLRRAKIVSYLAYDPYIRVEVEEQEEDEPKTPEIEALMRTLVASFENYVKASKKIPPEAVVSVVTLEDPGRLADVVASHLSLKLSDRQELLEAISVKERLEILCRILSQEMEILELERKINLRVRKQMEKTQKEYYLREQMKAIQKELGEKDERASETEELRQKIAEAKLPKEVEEKALKEVERLEKMPPMVAEATVVRNYLDWLLSLPWNYQTRDRLDIAAAEKVLDEDHYGLREVKDRILEYLAIRKLAKKIKGPILCFVGPPGVGKTSLAKSIARAMDRKFVRISLGGTRDEAEIRGHRRTYVGALPGRIIQGMKQAGSKNPVFLLDEIDKLGTDFRGDPASALLEVLDPEQNHMFSDHYIESPFDLSKVLFITTANVEYSIPRPLLDRMEVIRLPGYTEEEKVKIAELHLIPKQIKEHGLKPSQLSISENAIRKIIREYTREAGVRNLEREIAAICRKTARDIVAKKIKSQKVTASTVEVLLGAPRYRLGLAEEADQVGVATGLAVTEAGGDILSVEVTVVPGKGGFTLTGKLGDVMKESAQAGLSYVRSRADQLGIDKNFHEKNDIHIHVPEGAIPKDGPSAGITMACALTSALTGRPVRRDTAMTGEITLRGRVLSVGGIKEKVLAAHRAGAKVVILPKDNSKNLEEVPANIKRKLKFVLVEHMDEVIANALYPEPSQEEADREREPASAQGAEMVQPQL
- the meaB gene encoding methylmalonyl Co-A mutase-associated GTPase MeaB; this translates as MDLLLGENLVGELLDGNRRALARVISLVENDAPEKERILAQLFPHTGRAHYVGFTGAPGAGKSSLVDKFTSHVRKLGLTVGIVAIDPSSPFTGGALLGDRIRMQEHALDEGVFIRSMGTRGSLGGLARSTKQVMKVLDAFGKDLVLVETVGVGQSELDVARAADTTVVILTPASGDAIQTLKAGIMEIADIFVVNKNDLPGAQEMVRDINAMLDLAPKRDWRPPVVATNALAGEGIDELYSAVEKHWQFLKQDGRGEQLRQERLQQEVLETAVGELREQLFRGLAVEPELQDLLNRVGQREIDPYTAAKEVLVHAGLGNRSR